The nucleotide window CCAGCAGTCGGACGCCCGAACTGGAACGGTTCGCCCGCCGGCAGCCCCAGCCCGTACGGCGTTTGGGGTGGCTTGGGAACAACCAACGGTCGCGAACAGGTCAGCATCGACGACGCTTGATCGTCAGTCAGGCCTGCATCCGCAGGCGGGACACCATTTAAGAAAACGCCACGCCGGCGGTCGCACATTTGCGGTCGCCGGCGTTTTTGTTGCCCGGCACCACCCATTCGTTGGGTGATGTTCCCGTGCCGAGGCGCCTGCGTCGGGATGTTCACCGAAAGCAATTGCTTTAACGCTTGTGGGTTCACAGGGTTTCCACCTGCGAGGGGTGTCTGTTGCTCAGAGTGAGCGTTCTTGTTTCCAGGTCGAACAAAAAAAATCGGAAAATTTCGAAGAATCTTGCAATCCGTTTGGTGGGTGACATGCGTGATCTTTTGCGTTGCTGTTTGTGATTAAAATGAGCGTTTATGCAATGTCTGCCTTCCACTGAGAATTCGGGGGGGGATGCAAAGTTAGCGTCCGTTCGTCACGCGACAGTGTGTCACAGGGGCGTCGTGAACGCCCGTCTCGGGATCGTTCTGGTGGCCTAAGGCTTCCTTTCACGCATTGGGTAGATAGAAAGTCAACAGTGTGAAGCCGACGCCGGGCATTTGTCAGCTTTGGCGACCACCTGTCGAGGCCGGTTTTCACTGTCTTTCTCAGGGTCCGTTTCATTTTTCCCGTCGGACCGTTTGTTTCCCACTCCGGAGTGAACTTCTATGCGTCAAAAACGTGCGGGCTTTACGCTCGTGGAGCTGCTGGTCGTGATCGCGATCATCGGCGTCCTTGTCGGCCTACTTCTTCCCGCGGTTCAGTCGGCTCGCGAAGCCGCCCGCCGCATGTCGTGCAGCAACAACGCCAAGCAAATTGGCTTGGCGTTGCACAACTACCACAGTGCGTTCAAGCAGTTCCCGGTTCACCGCGCCGGCACCACCGGCAAGAAGGGCTATAACGCCAACTGGGCCGAGCTGAGTGCTTATTCGACCGATCAGCACAACTATCGCCGGCTGAGCATGCTGGTGGGGCTGCTGCCTTTCATCGAACAACAGCCGTTGTGGGACACGATCAGCAACCCCGTTAGCGTGCAGTTCAACGGAAACGCCGCCCCCAACGGGGCGTATCCCGCGATGGGGCCGACCCCTTGGCGTGGCCAGTACACACCGTGGCGTACGTTGATTTCGTCGTTCAATTGCCCCAGCGATTCGGGCCCCGCAGTGACCTACGGCACGACCAACTATGGTGCGTGTTTGGGTGACGTCGCCGGCGGCTTGGGCTGGGCGAACCCGCCCAAGGAAGTCAAGCGAGGCATGTTCCTTAGTGCAACCGTCACCCGATTCCGTGACGTGGTTGACGGAACGGCCAACACGATTGCCGTTGCCGAGATCACCAACAGCCTGGGCGACCGCGGCGTCAGCGGCGGCGGTGCCTATGACATCGGTGGCGACGTGCGTCTGAATCCGCAAGAGTGTGCGGACCAAATCGATCCGCTGCGTCCCAAGTTCTTCGCACCCGGCGTCATGCTGTTCGGCTACAGCGGAAGCCTTGGCAAGTGGGGCGATGCCGGCCGCGGTAACAAATGGATGGACGGCGGCGGTAACACCTGTAGCGTCAACACCATCCTGCCGCCCAACAGCCCGTCCTGTTCACGTGACGGAAACGATGCCGGTGACGGGATCTGGACCGCCGGCAGTTATCACCCCGGTGGATGCCATGTCGTGATGGGAGACGGTTCGGTCCACTTCGTCAGCGAAGCGATCGACGCCGGTGACTCGACCGTCGCCACGGTTGGCCCGCCCGGATGGAACGGTTCGCCGGCCGGTAGCCCCAGCCCCTACGGCGTCTGGGGTGGTCTTGGCACGCGAAACGGTCGCGAGCAAGTCAGCATCGACGACCTGTAATCGACACCGGGTCGGCCTGGGCTGACCCTGACGACGGAAAAGACGAAAACGCCGGTGGTCGCATTCACGCGATCGCCGGCATTTTTCATGCGCGGTTAGTCTGTCCCAGGCTCGGAGGCCGCGTCGGTTGTCCGAATCGAAACAAAAATTCAAAAAAAGCGAAGAAAAGCTTGGTCGTGTTCAAGCGAGCAGTGTCGACATGGAAATTTGAATGATTTTCAGGCATTTTTGCCGCACCAACCATGGTTCTGGCGTGATCTGGTTGCGTGTTGACAATTAATCCGCTCCTTTCGGGTGTGGCCGGTCATCTGAACGGGTGGTGTCCTGTCTTCATTCTGGCACCTTGCGCTTGGAAACGAGCAAGTGTTTGCTAGAAAAGTGCACTGAGGGCGTGTTTGGGGCAGATTCTGATCCTTTGAGGCTCTCAGGTCTGTACGCATGCTCTCGCGGACACGCTCGTCGTTCTTGTCGACGAAGCACTCTTCATTTGCTTTTTTCTGGAGCGCAGTTTATGCGTAGTCAACGTTCGGGCTTCACGCTCGTGGAGCTGTTGGTCGTCATCGCGATCATCGGCGTCTTGGTGGGATTGCTTTTGCCGGCAGTGCAGTCGGCACGTGAAGCGGCCCGCCGCATGTCGTGCAGCAACAACGCCAAACAAATGGGTTTGGCACTGCACAATTACCACAGTGCATTCAAACAATTCCCCGCCCAACGCGCCGGCACGACCGGGTCGAAGGGCTACACCGGCGCGATCAATGCGGACAACAACGCCAGCAACAAATGCCGGCTGAGCATGTTCGTCGGGCTGTTGCCGTTCATTGAACAGCAGCCGCTTTGGGATCAAATCAGCAATCCTGTGGCCGTTCAGTACAACGGCAACGCGGCCCCCAACGGTGCATACCCGGCGATGGGGCCGGTGCCGTGGACCGGCCAGTACACGCCGTGGCGGACGGTCGTTTCGTCGCTGCAGTGCCCCAGCGATAGTGGTCCGCCGGTGACGACGGGCACGATCAACTATGCGGCTTGCGTCGGTGACGTGGTCGACCAGTTGGGATCGCGAAACCCGGCCAAAGAAACGATCCGTGGTTTGTTCATGGTCGCGAAGCATCGTCGATTCCGTGACGTCGTCGACGGTACCGCCAACACGATTGCGCTGGGTGAAATCACCAACAGCCTGGGCGATCGCGGTGTCAGCGGCGGTGGTGCCTATGACGTCGGATTCAACGTGCGGCTCGAGCCGAACAATTGTGCCGGTCTGATCGATCCGTTGCGTCCGAAGTTCTATCATCCCGATGCACAGCTGCTGGGCTACAACGCGCCGTTGGGCAAGTGGGCTGGTGCCGGCCGTGGAAATCGCTGGGCCGACGGCGGCGGGAACCTGTCGAGTTTCAATACGATCTTGCCGCCCAACAGCCCCAGTTGCTCCGCCGATGGTGGCGACGCGGGGGCCGGGATTTGGTCCGCCGGCAGCTATCACCCAGGCGGCTGCCACGTGGTGATGGGCGATGGTTCCGTGCACTTCGTCAGCGAAGCGATCGACGGCGGCGACGACACGGTCCCAACCGTCACCCGTCCGAACCAAAACGGTTCACCGGCCGGTATCGCCAGCCCCTATGGCGTTTGGGGTGGCTTGGGAACGACCAACGGTCGCGAACAAGTCAGCATCGACGACATTTAAGCCGCGACGACTGTCGATTTAAATTCTGTAACGCCGCGGATCGAGTGATCGGTCCGCGGCGTTTTTTATGCGCAAGGTCGCTTTGCGAAAGCAGCACCAACAAACCAGGCCATTCTGTCAAGCCAGGCCATTCTTTGGCGACGATCGGGGCGGGCGATCGTTCCGACCTGATCTCCAAGCACGTCGGATGCTTGGCCGGGGAGTTCCGCCGCTACGTGGCCGCAAGGTCGTCTCACCGGCCCTCGTCCGATGTCCGATTCGGCAAAGAATTTTGAAATTTTGTCAAAATTTTTCTTTCGAGCTTCGGACAAGCCATTGAATCCCCCCCCTCACGGCCGCGTGATAGCAAAAAACACGGCAAATCCTGCTATCGAATGACTGTTGACAGTAAACGGGGCCTGTTGGGCTTGACCCGCTGGCCGGTTCAGTCAACGAATTTTGAGCCCCCTGCGACAGAAGAGACTGTACGGAAGATTGTCCGCTTTGGCTATGATTGAAACGCTGAGTGCTCAATAGGGCGTGTTCGCAGTCCTTGGTTGCGGAAAATGAGCTTTCGGCAGTGTCGAAGGGTGTACGCGGGGATAGTTTTCTCGGCCGGCACCTTCGCGACGAACAAGCCAACTGTCTCTTTGTTATTTTTCATGGAGCGCAAATCAATGCGTCAACAACGTGCGGGCTTCACGCTCGTCGAACTCTTGGTCGTGATCGCCATCATCGGTGTCCTGGTCGGTCTGCTTCTTCCCGCGGTTCAGTCGGCGCGTGAAGCCGCTCGCCGTATGTCGTGCAGCAACAATGCCAAGCAAATCGGCCTGGCCCTGCACAACTATCACAGTGCTTTCAAGCAATTCCCCGCTCACCGCGCGGGAACCACGGGTAAGAAAGGCTACCTGGCCAATTGGACGGAAATGAGTGCGTACAGCACTGACACGCACAACTATCGCCGGCTGAGCATGCTGGTCGGATTGTTGCCGTTCATCGAACAGCAGCCTTTGTGGGACACCATCAGCAATCCCGTCACCGTCCAATTCAACGGCAATGTAGCGCCCAACGGTGCCTATCCCGCGATGGGACCGACCCCGTATCGGTCCCAATACACGCCGTGGCGGACGCTGATTTCGGCGTTCAATTGCCCCAGCGACTCGGGACCTCCGGTCACCTACGGCACGACCAACTACGGTGCCTGCATCGGTGACACCGTTCTGGCACAGGCATGGGCCAACCCGCCCAAGGAAGTCAAGCGTGGCGTGTTCACCGGCGCGACGGTGACCCGTTTCCGCGACGTCGTCGACGGAACGGCCAACACGATCGCGATCGCCGAATTGACCAACAGCCTGGGCGACCGCGGCGTTGGCGGCGGTGGTGCCTACGACATCGGTGGCGACATCAACCTGAACCCGCAAGAGTGCTTGGACACTCGCGACCCGCAACGGCCGAAGTTCTACGCACCCGGCGTGCTGCTATTCGGCTACAGCGGCAACTTGGGCAAATGGGGCGATGCCGGACGAGGCAACAAGTGGGCCGATGGCGGTGGCAACACCTGTTCGGTGACTACGATTCTGCCTCCCAACAGCCCCTCGTGTGCGCACCGCAGCAATGACGCCGATGACGGCATCTGGAGCGCCGGCAGTTACCACCCCGGCGGCTGCCACGTAGTGATGGCGGACGGTTCGGTCCACTTTGTCAGCGAAGCGATTGACGCGGGTGATCCGTCGATCCCGGCCGTCGGACAACCCAGCTGGGGCGGTTCGGTCGCCGGCAGCCCGAGCCCCTACGGCATCTGGGGCGGACTGGGCACGATCAATGGTCGAGAGCAAGTCAGCATTGACGACATTTAACCTTCGAAAGTTCGCCAAGCGAGCCCGATTTGCGGCGGCGGCGACAACAATCTGACAAGAAAATCAAAAAAAATTGGAGGCCGCGGGTTGAGACATCGACCCGCGGCCTTCTTCTGTTTTTGCCGCATTTTTCGCAACGAATGCTCAGTGTGAGCGTTCTCATTGGCGGCTACAGGCACCTTCTTGTGGGTGGGGCCAGTCTACTTCGGCAGTGGATCTCTTGTTCACCTTCAAGGCGTTTTTTGGGTTCAGATGGCTCCTTTATGCGTATAATGCGGTGTAGTGTCGCATTGCAAGGCGACAGGGGTGGCTCCTTCTGAGCGTGAGTGCCTTGTTTTTGTGCGTCCCTTTGCTTCACGGATTTCGGTGACCCACCGGATTCGTGGATTTCTTGCCGGCTTTTTCTTTGTCGCCGGCTCGAGTTCTTGTTGATGTCATTTCGGAGAGTTTCTATGCGTCAAAAACGTGCGGGCTTTACGCTCGTGGAGCTGCTGGTCGTGATCGCGATCATCGGCGTCCTTGTCGGACTTCTTCTTCCCGCGGTTCAGTCGGCTCGTGAAGCCGCCCGCCGCATGTCGTGCAGCAACAACGCCAAGCAAATTGGTTTGGCCCTGCACAACTACCACAGTGCTTTCAAGCAGTTCCCCACACACCGTGCCGGCACGACCGGTCGCAAAGGCTACAACGTTAGCTGGAACGACATGGTGGCCGCCGACGACGGCAACCGGAACATGCACAACTTCAACCGTCTGAGTTTCCTGGTCGGCCTGTTGCCATTTGTCGAACAACAGCCGTTGTGGGACCAGATCAGCAACCCGGTCAGCGTCCAGTTCAACGGCAATGCGGCGCCTAACGGTGCGTATCCCGCGATGGGCCCGACGCCTTGGAAAAACCAGTACACGCCGTGGCGTACGATGATCGCGGCGTTCAATTGTCCCAGCGATTCGGGACCGCCGGTGACCTACGGCACGACCAACTATGGTGCATGCTTGGGTGACGTCGCGCGTGGCTTGGGCTGGGCCAATCCGCCCAAGGAAATCAAGCGTGGTGCTTTCTTGTCGGCGACCGTTCGTCGTTTCCGCGACTTCGTCGACGGGACCGCCAACACGATCGCGGTCGGCGAAATCACCAACAGCCTGGGTGACCGAGGCGTCAGCGGTGGCGGTGCTTATGACATCGGCGGCGACGTCAGCTTGAGCCCGCAAGAATGCTTGGACACGATCGATCCGCTGCGTCCGAAGTTCTTCGCACCCGGCGTCATGCTGTTTGGTTACAGCGGCAACCTCGGCAAGTGGGGCGATGCGGGCCGCGGAAACAAGTGGATGGACGGCGGCGGGAACACCTGTAGCATGGCCACCATCTTGGCCCCCAACAGCCCGTCCTGTTCACGTGACGGTAACGACGCCGGCGACGGAATCTGGTCCGCCGGCAGCTATCACCCGGGCGGCGTTCACGTCGTGATGGGTGACGGTTCGGTCCACTTTGTCAGTGAAGCGATCGACGCGGGTGACCCGACCATTCCCACGGTCACCTCGCCGAACCACGGCGGTTCGCCAGCCGGTATCGCCAGCCCGTACGGTGTCTGGGGTGCATTGGGAACCGTCAACGGTCGCGAACAAGCCAGCATCGACGACATCTAATCGTCAAACGTTGGCACGGATAGACATGCGAAACCGCGGGCCGAGTGATCGGTCCGCGGTTTCTTTTTGGGCCGACGACAGTGCCGAAATCCAAACGGTGTCGAACAAAATGTCGGCCAAACAAAGCTCGGAAGCAGCTCCGTCAGTGGCGGCGTGATGGGTTAGGAACTGCTGCCAATGTGAAAAATTTGTGCACAAGTGGCGAAAAATGGAAGCATCATGCGCCCAAGTCCGCTAACATGCGTCGGTCTGCCACCCTCTGGTGGGTAGGGCGATGCCGCAAGTTGACGGTTAACTGAGAGTGTTTTGAGACACCGAATCGGCCTGGCCACCGCCTCGATTCGATCAAACGCATCATCGACCGCATGACGTCCGCGACATCACCACGACGAGCAGCGGCCGGTCATCCAGCCGGCTTCGCTTGGTCGCAGCGGGTGAGCAGACAGGAGTGTCGCGGTAGGGCGTCGGTCCGATCGGGCCGAAGACGCGGGGCTCCCAGACTCGTTCCTTATTCTTCTGGAGTTCTTCGGATGCAACAAAAACGCCATGGATTCACCCTGGTGGAGCTGTTGGTCGTGATCGCGATCATTGGCGTGTTGGTCGGTCTGCTTTTGCCCGCCGTTCAATCGGCGCGCGAAGCGGCGCGACGGATGGCATGCAGCAACAATGCCAAGCAAGTCGGCTTGGCACTGCACAACTATCACAGCGCGTTCAAACAGTTCCCCGCTCACCGAGCCGGCACGACCGGCGTCAAAGGATACGACGCCACGTGGAATCAAATGACGTCGGCCGATGACGGGGCCGGCGGCGGACGCAACTTCCACAACTTTCGTCGGCTCAGCATGCTGATCGGATTGTTGCCGTTTATCGAACAGCAGCCTTTGTGGGACACGATCAGCAACCCGTTGTCCACCCAGTACAACGGCAATGCCGCGCCCGGCGGTGCTTATCCCGCGATGGGGCCGACGCCTTGGAAGAACCAGTACACGCCATGGCGGACCCTGGTGGGAACGTTCCAGTGTCCCAGTGATTCGGGGCCGCCGGTGACTTACGGCACGACGAACTATGCCGCCTGTGTCGGCGATGTCGTTCGAGGTCTTGGTTCGCGAATCCCGCCGTCGTCGATCCAGCGTGGGATTTTCATGTCCGCTTCGGCGCGTCGTTTCCGTGACATCGTTGACGGCACGGCGAACACGATCGCGGTCGGCGAAATCACCAACAGCCTGGGCGACCGTGGCATCAGCGGCGGTGGCGCCTATGAGGACAGTGGACCGGCGTTTGGTGACATCAACATCACGCCCCAGAATTGTGCCGACCAAGTTGATCCGCTGCGTCCGAAGTTTTTCAAGCCCGGCGTATTGCTGTTCGGCTACACGGGCAATCTTGGGAAATGGGGTGCCGAAGGCCGCGGGGGCAAGTACATGGATGGTGCGACCAACCAAACGTCGATGAACACCATCCTGCCGCCCAACAGTCCGTCGTGTTCCTACAACAACCAGGACAATGCCGACGGGATCTGGAGCGCCGGCAGTTATCACCCCGGCGGATGTCACGTGGTGATGGGGGACGGTTCGGTCCACTTCATTAGCGAAGCGGTGGATGCCGGGGACGCGACGTTCAGCGCGGTCGGCCAACCGGGATGGAACGGTTCACCGGCCGGGGCCGCCAGTCCCTACGGCGTCTGGGGCGGTTTGGGGACCACCAACGGTCGCGAACAAGTCAGCATTGACGACCTGTAACGCGTCAACTTCACACGGCTGTCCGTCTTGAGTGCGGGCTGGTATCCACCGCCAAACGCCGCGGACCGAATGATCGGTTTGCGGCGTTTTTTCGTCGTCGGATACTGGAATATCACTGCCTATCGCGGTCATCGTGGCTGTCTTGACCGACGCGCCCCCCCTCGTCGATTCGGCTCATCTGCGGTGTGTTTTTGCGCTTTCTTGGCAAAAAATGGTGCGTTTAAGTCTCTTTGAGTGCGACTTGTGAGCGTCCCGTGTGTTAGGTTGAGTCAAAGTGCCGCCCCCTGGTGGGGTCTTTTCGACTAGTTCGCTGATGTCGTTTCAAACGCCGGGTCGGGAG belongs to Crateriforma spongiae and includes:
- a CDS encoding DUF1559 domain-containing protein, which codes for MRQKRAGFTLVELLVVIAIIGVLVGLLLPAVQSAREAARRMSCSNNAKQIGLALHNYHSAFKQFPVHRAGTTGKKGYNANWAELSAYSTDQHNYRRLSMLVGLLPFIEQQPLWDTISNPVSVQFNGNAAPNGAYPAMGPTPWRGQYTPWRTLISSFNCPSDSGPAVTYGTTNYGACLGDVAGGLGWANPPKEVKRGMFLSATVTRFRDVVDGTANTIAVAEITNSLGDRGVSGGGAYDIGGDVRLNPQECADQIDPLRPKFFAPGVMLFGYSGSLGKWGDAGRGNKWMDGGGNTCSVNTILPPNSPSCSRDGNDAGDGIWTAGSYHPGGCHVVMGDGSVHFVSEAIDAGDSTVATVGPPGWNGSPAGSPSPYGVWGGLGTRNGREQVSIDDL
- a CDS encoding DUF1559 domain-containing protein — its product is MRSQRSGFTLVELLVVIAIIGVLVGLLLPAVQSAREAARRMSCSNNAKQMGLALHNYHSAFKQFPAQRAGTTGSKGYTGAINADNNASNKCRLSMFVGLLPFIEQQPLWDQISNPVAVQYNGNAAPNGAYPAMGPVPWTGQYTPWRTVVSSLQCPSDSGPPVTTGTINYAACVGDVVDQLGSRNPAKETIRGLFMVAKHRRFRDVVDGTANTIALGEITNSLGDRGVSGGGAYDVGFNVRLEPNNCAGLIDPLRPKFYHPDAQLLGYNAPLGKWAGAGRGNRWADGGGNLSSFNTILPPNSPSCSADGGDAGAGIWSAGSYHPGGCHVVMGDGSVHFVSEAIDGGDDTVPTVTRPNQNGSPAGIASPYGVWGGLGTTNGREQVSIDDI
- a CDS encoding DUF1559 domain-containing protein translates to MRQQRAGFTLVELLVVIAIIGVLVGLLLPAVQSAREAARRMSCSNNAKQIGLALHNYHSAFKQFPAHRAGTTGKKGYLANWTEMSAYSTDTHNYRRLSMLVGLLPFIEQQPLWDTISNPVTVQFNGNVAPNGAYPAMGPTPYRSQYTPWRTLISAFNCPSDSGPPVTYGTTNYGACIGDTVLAQAWANPPKEVKRGVFTGATVTRFRDVVDGTANTIAIAELTNSLGDRGVGGGGAYDIGGDINLNPQECLDTRDPQRPKFYAPGVLLFGYSGNLGKWGDAGRGNKWADGGGNTCSVTTILPPNSPSCAHRSNDADDGIWSAGSYHPGGCHVVMADGSVHFVSEAIDAGDPSIPAVGQPSWGGSVAGSPSPYGIWGGLGTINGREQVSIDDI
- a CDS encoding DUF1559 domain-containing protein, with translation MRQKRAGFTLVELLVVIAIIGVLVGLLLPAVQSAREAARRMSCSNNAKQIGLALHNYHSAFKQFPTHRAGTTGRKGYNVSWNDMVAADDGNRNMHNFNRLSFLVGLLPFVEQQPLWDQISNPVSVQFNGNAAPNGAYPAMGPTPWKNQYTPWRTMIAAFNCPSDSGPPVTYGTTNYGACLGDVARGLGWANPPKEIKRGAFLSATVRRFRDFVDGTANTIAVGEITNSLGDRGVSGGGAYDIGGDVSLSPQECLDTIDPLRPKFFAPGVMLFGYSGNLGKWGDAGRGNKWMDGGGNTCSMATILAPNSPSCSRDGNDAGDGIWSAGSYHPGGVHVVMGDGSVHFVSEAIDAGDPTIPTVTSPNHGGSPAGIASPYGVWGALGTVNGREQASIDDI
- a CDS encoding DUF1559 domain-containing protein — protein: MQQKRHGFTLVELLVVIAIIGVLVGLLLPAVQSAREAARRMACSNNAKQVGLALHNYHSAFKQFPAHRAGTTGVKGYDATWNQMTSADDGAGGGRNFHNFRRLSMLIGLLPFIEQQPLWDTISNPLSTQYNGNAAPGGAYPAMGPTPWKNQYTPWRTLVGTFQCPSDSGPPVTYGTTNYAACVGDVVRGLGSRIPPSSIQRGIFMSASARRFRDIVDGTANTIAVGEITNSLGDRGISGGGAYEDSGPAFGDINITPQNCADQVDPLRPKFFKPGVLLFGYTGNLGKWGAEGRGGKYMDGATNQTSMNTILPPNSPSCSYNNQDNADGIWSAGSYHPGGCHVVMGDGSVHFISEAVDAGDATFSAVGQPGWNGSPAGAASPYGVWGGLGTTNGREQVSIDDL